A single Ignavibacteriales bacterium DNA region contains:
- a CDS encoding glutamyl-tRNA reductase has translation MDILAVSVNHKTAPVELRESLHLSPEEIKVYLDELKGKYFSEGFIISTCNRTEIYGIPSASGINYLDLEKFLIERKPVGDISDDNFQKFFSCSALNHLFRVASGIDSLMVGDNQILGQVKESFQMAEEKNFAGFLMKRVFDSAARVGKRVKTETTISDGAITVSYAAIQLIEKIFSNLNKKSALVIGTGETGELAAKHLRDKGIGRLVLTNRTLSKAESVAENLSARVVPFDQFRANLHEYDIIVSATSAPEIIITQDDVKAMMKKRGQTASVFMDIAVPRDISPDIKKIDNVFYYDIDSLNIIVDQNLKKRRDEIPKVQNIITEELVAFYNWYNALEIAPTIKSLRDHFEEIRAEEVRNQINKFTDSDREKLEIITKRIVNKLLHHPTVELRKVAEQGVQSPEAMAKIAILRELFGISSGDNRNE, from the coding sequence ATGGATATATTAGCAGTTTCCGTAAATCATAAAACCGCGCCGGTCGAGCTCCGCGAATCGCTGCACCTCTCACCGGAGGAAATTAAAGTTTATCTCGATGAGCTGAAGGGAAAATATTTTTCCGAGGGCTTTATTATCTCAACCTGCAACCGCACGGAGATATACGGCATTCCATCCGCATCCGGCATCAATTACCTTGATCTCGAAAAGTTTCTCATTGAACGGAAGCCGGTCGGTGATATATCCGATGATAATTTCCAGAAGTTCTTCAGCTGCTCCGCGTTAAATCACCTGTTTCGTGTAGCTTCAGGAATTGATTCTCTTATGGTGGGGGATAATCAGATCCTTGGCCAGGTCAAAGAATCGTTCCAGATGGCGGAAGAAAAGAACTTTGCGGGATTCCTGATGAAGCGGGTTTTTGATTCAGCCGCGCGGGTCGGCAAAAGAGTAAAAACGGAAACCACCATCAGTGACGGTGCAATCACTGTCAGTTACGCGGCAATTCAGCTTATTGAAAAGATTTTCTCAAACCTGAATAAAAAATCTGCATTAGTCATCGGTACAGGTGAAACCGGAGAACTGGCAGCCAAACATCTGCGGGATAAAGGCATCGGGCGCTTAGTGCTCACCAACCGCACGCTAAGTAAAGCAGAATCAGTTGCGGAGAATTTATCAGCACGGGTTGTTCCTTTTGACCAGTTCCGCGCGAATCTGCATGAGTATGATATCATCGTATCTGCAACCTCAGCTCCGGAAATCATTATCACGCAGGATGACGTGAAAGCGATGATGAAAAAACGGGGCCAGACCGCCTCGGTATTCATGGATATAGCCGTTCCGCGTGATATATCCCCGGATATTAAAAAGATTGATAATGTATTCTATTATGACATAGATTCACTCAACATCATCGTTGACCAGAATCTGAAAAAGCGGCGTGATGAAATTCCCAAGGTACAGAATATCATCACTGAAGAACTTGTTGCGTTTTATAACTGGTATAACGCGCTCGAAATTGCGCCGACCATCAAATCGCTGCGTGATCACTTTGAGGAAATCCGTGCTGAGGAAGTGCGCAATCAGATTAACAAGTTCACCGATTCAGACAGAGAAAAGCTTGAAATTATAACAAAACGGATCGTAAACAAACTGCTTCATCACCCGACCGTGGAACTCAGAAAAGTTGCCGAGCAGGGTGTACAGTCTCCAGAGGCAATGGCAAAAATCGCCATACTCCGGGAGCTTTTTGGCATCAGCAGCGGCGATAACCGGAACGAATAA
- the ccsA gene encoding cytochrome c biogenesis protein CcsA, with product MAQVVDIANVTVFMLYLILFGGYLYDFLRGEKFTKNLTRVLLFVSLLVHFFYLIIRTIAFDHPPITNVFEIFTVLAFAICFSYFILELLTDIRGTGVFIIFIAVVFQTISTIFIEDLVEVRDVLRSNLLGTHVFSALLGYSGITISAVYGFLYLTLYKDLKVNKYGLLFDRLPNLELLEKLSFYSAIIGFVLLTIAMTIGIIWLPQAFPNFSFFDPKLIATSLVWLMYGIGITLKFSGKWYGKKVVITSIIGFVLAISSTIVTNFISKSFHSFY from the coding sequence ATGGCTCAGGTCGTTGATATAGCAAATGTGACAGTATTCATGCTTTACCTCATCCTTTTCGGGGGGTATCTGTATGATTTCCTCCGCGGTGAGAAATTTACTAAAAATCTTACCCGGGTGTTGCTTTTTGTCTCACTTCTGGTTCATTTTTTCTACCTTATCATCAGAACCATTGCTTTTGACCATCCTCCGATCACCAATGTCTTTGAGATATTTACCGTTCTGGCCTTTGCCATCTGTTTTTCCTATTTTATCCTGGAGCTCCTTACCGATATCCGCGGAACCGGTGTCTTCATCATATTCATTGCCGTTGTTTTCCAAACCATTTCGACAATTTTTATTGAGGATCTCGTCGAGGTAAGGGATGTCCTCCGGAGCAACCTGCTCGGCACCCATGTTTTCAGCGCGCTGCTCGGTTATTCCGGCATCACCATATCAGCAGTCTACGGCTTCCTCTACCTTACGCTTTACAAGGATCTGAAGGTGAACAAATACGGCCTCCTTTTTGACCGGCTCCCGAATCTGGAACTGCTGGAAAAACTCAGTTTTTATTCAGCTATTATCGGTTTTGTACTCCTGACCATTGCCATGACCATCGGCATTATCTGGCTGCCGCAGGCATTCCCTAATTTTTCGTTTTTTGATCCTAAACTGATCGCCACTTCGCTTGTCTGGCTTATGTATGGAATCGGTATCACTCTTAAATTCAGCGGAAAATGGTACGGCAAGAAAGTGGTTATTACTTCCATTATCGGATTCGTTCTCGCTATCTCTTCAACCATAGTCACCAATTTTATATCAAAGAGTTTTCATTCGTTTTACTGA